One Spinacia oleracea cultivar Varoflay chromosome 4, BTI_SOV_V1, whole genome shotgun sequence DNA segment encodes these proteins:
- the LOC110784288 gene encoding phosphatidylcholine:diacylglycerol cholinephosphotransferase 1 has protein sequence MKSDQSLRNRKRSLKGNGNGNSYGNGVQYTNGMTATMKGKKGGLQGWLDTASFMKWGFDDLIGVLKYHPLPCFFVVALLFFMGVEYTLRMIPSDSPPLDVGFVATRWLNRVFSSSPTLNTLCAALNTLFVGMQTTYILWVFLVEGRVRPGLAALFMFTCRGILGYSTQLPLPQDFVGSGADFPVGNVSFFLFYSGHVASAVIASIDMRRMQRTGFAWTFDFLNVLQVVRLLGTRGHYTIDLAVGVGAGILFDSLSGKYVESRKISMVTSPIAGIYSPLR, from the exons ATGAAATCCGATCAATCTCTCCGTAACAGAAAACGATCCCTTAAAGGAAACGGAAACGGTAACAGTTACGGTAACGGTGTTCAGTATACTAACGGAATGACGGCGACGATGAAGGGGAAGAAAGGGGGGTTGCAAGGGTGGTTAGATACGGCGTCGTTTATGAAATGGGGATTTGATGATTTGATCGGAGTGTTAAAGTACCACCCATTGCCTTGCTTTTTCGTGGTGGCGTTGCTTTTCTTTATGGGGGTTGAGTATACTTTACGCATGATTCCCAGTGATTCTCCACCGTTGGATGTCGGCTTTGTTGCCACGCGCTGGCTTAATCGTGTTTTTTCTTCTAGCCCCACCTTGAACACTCTCTGTGCGGCCCTTAACACG TTGTTTGTGGGGATGCAAACAACATACATATTGTGGGTGTTCCTGGTGGAAGGAAGAGTGAGACCTGGACTTGCTGCCTTGTTTATGTTCACTTGTAGAGGAATTCTCGGTTACTCCACTCAACTGCCGTTGCCCCAG GACTTTGTGGGTTCAGGAGCAGATTTCCCGGTCGGCAACGTGTCATTCTTTCTGTTCTATTCAGGGCACGTTGCGAGCGCTGTGATTGCTTCAATCGACATGAGGCGCATGCAAAGGACGGGGTTTGCATGGACATTCGATTTTCTTAATGTATTACAAGTGGTTAGACTGCTCGGAACAAGAGGTCACTACACAATCGATCTAGCTGTTGGTGTAGGAGCTGGCATCTTATTCGACTCTCTTTCTGGAAAGTATGTTGAAAGCAGGAAAATTTCAATGGTAACTTCCCCAATTGCGGGAATTTACTCTCCATTAAGGTAG
- the LOC110784287 gene encoding protein POST-ILLUMINATION CHLOROPHYLL FLUORESCENCE INCREASE, chloroplastic — protein sequence MAATAATAIFAGPKQRVPASNGSPNSLLLGSNLIGSPLRENPLTKNRVISIKDRQVRATAAVATSPKEEMKEFVLPKWAEFELGLAPVFWKTMNGLPPTAGEKLRIFYNPTATNIEPNEEFGIAFNGGFNQPIMCGGEPRAMLKKSRGKVDPPIFSIQICIPKHAMNLIFSFTNGSEWDGPYRLQFQIPKAFQNKPISFFNDGLTEELSKEGACDRAIFPDTDIVITRCAIIANLTVEGGDRCNLDFVPGCVDPSSPMFDPLATVDDGSCPPYSDTEDQ from the exons ATGgcagcaacagcagcaacagcaaTTTTTGCAGGTCCAAAGCAGCGTGTTCCTGCTAGTAACGGAAGCCCCAACAGTTTGCTATTAG GTAGTAATTTGATTGGCAGTCCACTGCGCGAAAATCCTTTAACAAAAAACAGAGTTATTAGCATCAAAGATCGGCAAGTTAGAGCTACTGCAGCTGTtgcaacaagtccaaaggaGGAGATGAAGGA GTTTGTGCTACCTAAATGGGCTGAGTTTGAGCTCGGACTAGCACCAGTGTTTTGGAAAACTATGAACGGCCTTCCTCCAACCGCG GGAGAAAAACTCAGGATTTTTTACAATCCAACTGCCACCAATATTGAACCTAATGAAGAGTTTGGAATTGCTTTTAATG GTGGATTCAATCAGCCAATTATGTGTGGTGGTGAGCCAAGAGCGATGCTTAAAAAATCAAGAGGCAAAGTTGATCCTCCGATCTTTAGTATTCAAATATGCATCCCTAAGCATG CTATGAACTTGATTTTCTCTTTCACCAACGGTTCTGAATGGGACGGTCCTTACAGACTACAGTTTCAAATTCCGAAGGCCTTTCAAAACAAACCAATCAGTTTCTTTAATGAT GGTCTTACAGAAGAGTTGAGCAAAGAGGGTGCTTGTGACAGGGCAATCTTTCCAGATACAGATATTGTCATCACACGGTGTGCCATCATTGCTAATCTAACTGTGGAAGGG GGTGATCGCTGTAATTTGGACTTCGTACCTGGATGTGTAGATCCAAGTTCGCCGATGTTTGACCCACTCGCAACGGTAGATGATGGGTCGTGTCCCCCATATTCAGACACTGAGGATCAATGA